A window of the Pseudomonas gozinkensis genome harbors these coding sequences:
- a CDS encoding MerR family transcriptional regulator, with amino-acid sequence MRIGELAKISGLAPSRIRFYEASGLISSVERKANGYRDYAPDTEWVLELITGAQAAGFSLEEIRQLMPMNASGWRHDELLTGLKQKVEEISVLQERLAQNKAQLLVVIKGIEDKPEGMACGDNAQMLINRLREEGVGKASDRPAVTSSTKKYTRQASGA; translated from the coding sequence ATGAGAATAGGCGAACTGGCGAAAATCAGCGGACTGGCACCCTCACGCATCCGTTTCTATGAGGCCAGTGGCTTGATCAGCTCCGTTGAGCGCAAGGCCAATGGCTACCGGGACTACGCGCCCGATACCGAATGGGTACTGGAACTCATCACCGGCGCACAAGCGGCAGGTTTCTCATTGGAGGAAATTCGGCAACTGATGCCGATGAATGCCAGTGGCTGGCGGCACGACGAGTTGCTCACTGGACTCAAGCAAAAGGTGGAAGAAATCAGCGTTCTGCAGGAGCGGCTAGCGCAAAACAAAGCTCAACTTCTGGTCGTCATCAAGGGCATCGAAGATAAACCCGAGGGCATGGCGTGTGGGGATAATGCTCAAATGCTGATAAATCGTCTGCGTGAAGAGGGGGTTGGCAAAGCTTCAGATAGGCCCGCGGTTACGTCTTCTACAAAAAAATACACCCGTCAAGCTTCCGGAGCCTGA
- a CDS encoding suppressor of fused domain protein codes for MNFFKKLLVSLKRPKTEDAQRTPQPLEVQEPDIYDSMTEAEAANLAAREASAACLDRHWASVGTVERDVLAYMISPSFSGGPYWPSTRQAYRVVRRNDTIIIATEGMSDPFDDAEEMGNGFEMELFLETADIPEHARGPVGDVDPFKRSWAFELVEHVAKTVADAGGYTRGLDKYGAMSIEIPGFSLSNHMCDQFPKHFVTEDDSTGVLLGAPEPDFPIRLDDMPLSPVRLVPVVLITAAELEYIRAGGRAARDDLVSRLKAAGVGHVSSLQRDSVV; via the coding sequence ATGAATTTTTTCAAGAAGCTTCTCGTTTCATTGAAACGTCCTAAAACCGAAGACGCCCAGCGCACACCGCAACCCCTTGAAGTCCAGGAGCCGGATATCTACGACAGCATGACCGAGGCTGAAGCGGCAAATCTGGCTGCCCGAGAGGCCAGCGCAGCGTGTCTGGATCGTCATTGGGCATCAGTCGGCACAGTCGAGCGCGATGTCCTTGCGTACATGATCAGCCCGAGCTTTTCCGGTGGCCCTTACTGGCCCTCGACTCGCCAGGCCTACCGAGTGGTTCGCCGTAACGACACAATCATCATCGCCACGGAAGGTATGTCAGACCCGTTCGATGACGCGGAAGAAATGGGCAATGGTTTCGAGATGGAGTTGTTCTTAGAAACCGCCGATATACCCGAACACGCCCGTGGCCCGGTGGGTGACGTCGATCCTTTCAAGCGCAGCTGGGCATTTGAGCTGGTGGAGCACGTTGCCAAAACGGTTGCAGACGCTGGAGGCTACACTCGCGGACTCGACAAGTACGGTGCGATGTCCATTGAAATTCCCGGGTTCAGTCTCTCGAATCACATGTGTGATCAATTCCCCAAACACTTCGTGACCGAAGACGACTCGACCGGCGTCCTGCTGGGCGCCCCGGAACCGGATTTCCCTATCCGACTGGATGACATGCCTTTATCCCCGGTGAGATTGGTCCCGGTGGTACTGATCACCGCGGCGGAGCTTGAGTACATCCGTGCGGGCGGGCGAGCAGCACGCGATGATCTGGTGAGCCGATTGAAGGCTGCGGGTGTCGGGCATGTAAGCAGTTTGCAGCGTGACAGTGTTGTTTGA
- the solA gene encoding N-methyl-L-tryptophan oxidase, translating into MERCEALVIGLGAMGAATAYQLAKAGVNVVGIDRHHPPHTFGSSHGDTRITRLSVGEGAQYVPIVRNSHRIWRELEALSGESLFEQTGLLVLTSSPDFDPADETDFTLRTIALAQTYGIEHEVLDAARIRQRFPQFAQVRDDAIGYFEPEGGFVRPERCIDVQLRFAEQQGATLYKGETVTHISSDEQGVTVTTDQRTVRADKLVVTAGNWAGGLLGAPFDRLLSVYRQKLFWFETEPDADLVGHSPTFIFTHGPDDDFYGFPALPGEGSLKVATAQYHSTSTPETLDRTVSAEEEREMYEQQVQGRIAGLTDRVMKSAVCAYTVTPDRHFIIDEHPRLQHTLVVSACSGHGFKHSAALGEAFAQWCLRGESELDLSLFSVGRFEA; encoded by the coding sequence ATGGAACGATGCGAAGCACTGGTCATCGGCCTCGGCGCCATGGGCGCGGCCACGGCGTATCAACTGGCGAAAGCCGGGGTCAACGTGGTCGGCATCGACCGCCACCACCCGCCACACACGTTCGGCTCCAGCCATGGCGACACCCGCATCACCCGGCTGTCCGTGGGCGAGGGCGCGCAATACGTGCCCATCGTGCGCAACTCCCACCGCATCTGGCGCGAACTGGAAGCGCTGTCAGGCGAGTCCCTGTTCGAACAGACCGGCCTGCTGGTGCTGACCTCCAGCCCCGACTTCGATCCCGCCGACGAAACCGACTTCACCCTGCGCACCATCGCCCTCGCACAGACCTACGGCATCGAACACGAAGTCCTCGACGCTGCCCGGATCCGCCAGCGCTTCCCGCAGTTTGCCCAGGTGCGCGACGACGCCATTGGCTACTTCGAGCCCGAAGGCGGTTTTGTAAGGCCAGAACGCTGCATCGACGTGCAACTCAGATTTGCCGAACAACAAGGCGCCACGCTGTACAAGGGCGAGACCGTGACCCACATCAGCTCGGACGAACAGGGCGTCACCGTCACCACCGACCAGCGCACCGTGCGGGCGGACAAACTGGTGGTCACCGCCGGCAACTGGGCGGGCGGCTTGCTGGGCGCACCGTTCGACAGACTGCTCAGCGTCTATCGGCAAAAGCTGTTCTGGTTCGAAACCGAGCCTGACGCGGACCTGGTCGGCCACTCGCCCACGTTCATCTTCACTCACGGCCCGGACGACGATTTCTATGGCTTTCCCGCATTGCCGGGGGAGGGCAGCTTGAAAGTGGCGACGGCGCAGTATCACAGCACGTCCACGCCTGAAACTCTGGATCGCACAGTCTCGGCCGAGGAAGAACGCGAGATGTACGAACAGCAAGTGCAGGGGCGCATTGCCGGGCTGACGGATCGGGTGATGAAGTCCGCGGTTTGCGCCTACACCGTTACGCCGGATCGGCATTTCATCATTGATGAGCATCCACGGTTGCAGCACACGTTGGTGGTGTCGGCGTGCTCCGGACATGGGTTCAAACACTCGGCGGCGCTGGGGGAGGCGTTTGCGCAGTGGTGCTTGCGGGGGGAGAGTGAGCTGGATCTTTCGTTGTTTTCAGTGGGGCGGTTTGAGGCATAG
- a CDS encoding LysR family transcriptional regulator: MDLKRLSHLLALADERHFGRAAERVHLSQPALSRSIQALESETGQRLFDRDTGDVRPTPAGEFLIERARRLLFDARSLERDMALYCDRQLGSLAFGVGPFPAAMLMHQVVPRLRLDHPAVTLRVEVNNWQILEARLRAEAIEFFVADIRNFTAESDLLIPFAGPGFGRLLRASGAPTGRA; this comes from the coding sequence ATGGACCTCAAACGACTGTCACACCTTCTCGCGCTGGCCGATGAACGCCATTTCGGCCGTGCGGCCGAACGCGTTCACCTCAGCCAGCCGGCCCTGAGCCGCAGCATTCAGGCGCTGGAGAGCGAAACCGGGCAGCGCCTGTTCGATCGCGACACCGGCGACGTCCGCCCGACGCCGGCGGGGGAGTTTCTGATCGAGCGGGCGCGACGGCTGCTGTTCGATGCCCGGTCGCTGGAGCGGGACATGGCGCTCTATTGCGATCGCCAACTGGGCAGCCTCGCCTTCGGCGTCGGCCCGTTCCCGGCTGCGATGTTGATGCATCAAGTGGTGCCGCGACTGCGCCTGGATCACCCGGCGGTCACCCTGCGTGTGGAAGTGAACAACTGGCAGATTCTCGAAGCGCGGCTGCGCGCGGAAGCGATCGAATTCTTCGTTGCCGACATTCGCAACTTCACGGCGGAATCCGATCTGTTGATCCCGTTCGCTGGGCCAGGTTTCGGCAGGCTTCTTCGTGCGTCCGGGGCACCCACTGGCCGGGCATAA
- a CDS encoding saccharopine dehydrogenase family protein: MSQQDNLDMQMKWMIYGANGYTGELIARDAVKRGLKPVLAGRSRDKVEALARELGLEARVFGLEDEVRLLAQIKGHGLVLHCAGPFSATAVPMMEACLRANAHYLDITGEIAVFEHAQSLNERARAAGVVICPGVGFDVVPTDCVAAALKNAMPDATHLALGFDSRSSFSPGTAKTSIEGMAQGGKVRRDGKITSVPLAYRVRRIDFGAGEKLAMTIPWGDVSTAWHTTGIANIEVFIPGSAGMIRGARFANWIRPLLGLSFVQRLLKARIGKTVVGPDQEKRADQGTYVWGEARNARGECRTARLHTANVYSLTIDAALAVVDYLLQMRPTGGAYTPALLLGAELVTQLPGSGAMNID; encoded by the coding sequence ATGAGTCAGCAAGACAACCTTGATATGCAGATGAAATGGATGATTTATGGAGCCAACGGCTACACCGGCGAGTTGATCGCTCGTGATGCTGTAAAACGTGGGCTTAAACCTGTGCTGGCGGGACGTAGCCGAGACAAAGTTGAAGCCCTGGCTCGGGAGTTGGGTCTTGAAGCTCGGGTGTTTGGACTCGAAGACGAAGTACGTTTACTTGCTCAGATCAAAGGCCATGGCTTGGTTCTGCATTGTGCAGGGCCGTTCTCAGCGACCGCCGTTCCGATGATGGAAGCATGCTTGCGTGCCAATGCACATTATTTGGATATCACCGGCGAGATTGCCGTATTCGAGCACGCTCAATCCCTGAATGAACGTGCGCGGGCGGCGGGCGTGGTCATTTGCCCAGGCGTCGGTTTCGATGTGGTCCCTACGGACTGTGTTGCTGCTGCATTGAAAAATGCGATGCCGGATGCCACGCATCTGGCATTGGGTTTTGATTCGCGCTCAAGTTTTTCGCCCGGTACTGCTAAGACTTCAATTGAGGGTATGGCGCAGGGTGGCAAGGTTCGCCGTGACGGCAAAATCACCTCGGTGCCGCTGGCCTACCGGGTGCGTCGCATCGACTTTGGTGCCGGAGAAAAGCTGGCAATGACTATTCCATGGGGCGACGTTTCCACTGCTTGGCACACCACCGGCATTGCCAACATCGAAGTTTTCATCCCTGGTTCCGCAGGCATGATCCGCGGCGCCCGGTTTGCTAATTGGATTCGTCCGTTGCTGGGTTTGTCGTTCGTGCAGCGGTTGCTCAAAGCACGAATTGGAAAAACCGTGGTCGGCCCAGATCAGGAAAAACGCGCAGATCAAGGCACCTATGTTTGGGGCGAGGCTCGCAACGCCCGTGGTGAGTGCAGAACCGCGCGCCTGCATACCGCGAACGTCTACAGCCTGACGATCGACGCTGCATTGGCGGTGGTTGATTACCTGTTGCAAATGCGTCCGACTGGCGGGGCTTACACACCCGCACTGTTGTTAGGTGCTGAGCTGGTGACGCAATTGCCAGGATCTGGCGCGATGAACATCGACTGA
- a CDS encoding amidohydrolase: MIRFCKTSLCLAVLSSFVATASHAAEAPWVDSAVSAVNQDVIDLRHTIHQHPELGNLEFKTAALVAERLKASNIEVRTGVGKTGVVGVLKGGLPGPVVALRADMDALPVKEMTNLPFASQATSTRLGKSVPVMHACGHDTHTAMLLGAAKVLAEHRDQVRGTVVFLFQPAEEGAADVDEFQTDTLIGAQAMIRDGALDSPKVEAVFGVHVMAGYPTGHLFYKSGTVLNSSDSFRITVKGQQTHGSAPWSGVDPIVASQGIISGLQTLVSRRVDLTQGMGVISVGTINGGSAANIIPETVEMTGTIRTNNADIRDTILKKMPPLVNSVASAYETQANLLLVNNAPVTTNDPALTEAMIPALELAAPGKVERLPASLSPSEDFSYYARKVPGLFVFLGATPEDQDMSKAPNNHSPYFTADDATLATGVKAHVQFVLNYPGRGQRG, translated from the coding sequence TTGATCCGTTTCTGCAAAACCTCGTTGTGCCTCGCCGTTCTGTCTTCGTTCGTTGCCACTGCCAGCCATGCCGCCGAGGCGCCCTGGGTCGATAGCGCCGTGAGCGCGGTCAATCAGGATGTCATCGACCTACGCCACACGATTCATCAGCATCCTGAGTTGGGCAATCTTGAGTTCAAGACTGCCGCGCTGGTGGCCGAGCGGTTGAAGGCCTCGAACATCGAAGTGCGCACCGGGGTCGGCAAGACGGGTGTTGTGGGGGTGCTGAAAGGCGGATTGCCGGGGCCGGTCGTGGCGTTGCGCGCGGACATGGACGCATTGCCGGTCAAGGAGATGACGAACCTGCCGTTCGCCAGTCAGGCCACCAGCACGCGGCTGGGCAAGAGCGTGCCGGTGATGCACGCCTGCGGGCACGACACCCACACCGCGATGTTGCTGGGGGCCGCGAAGGTGCTGGCCGAGCATCGCGATCAGGTGCGCGGGACGGTGGTGTTTCTGTTTCAGCCTGCCGAGGAAGGCGCGGCTGATGTCGATGAATTTCAGACTGACACCCTGATCGGTGCACAGGCGATGATCCGCGATGGTGCGCTCGATTCACCCAAGGTCGAGGCGGTGTTCGGGGTGCATGTGATGGCGGGTTATCCGACCGGGCACCTGTTCTACAAATCCGGAACTGTGCTCAACAGCAGCGACTCGTTCCGCATCACGGTCAAGGGCCAGCAGACTCACGGCTCGGCGCCCTGGAGCGGGGTCGATCCGATTGTCGCCAGCCAAGGCATCATCAGCGGATTGCAGACGCTGGTCAGTCGGCGCGTCGACCTTACCCAGGGCATGGGCGTGATCAGTGTCGGCACGATCAACGGCGGCTCGGCGGCCAACATCATTCCCGAGACCGTGGAAATGACCGGGACCATCCGCACCAACAACGCCGATATCCGCGACACGATCCTGAAAAAGATGCCGCCGCTGGTAAACAGCGTCGCCAGCGCCTACGAGACCCAGGCCAACCTGCTGCTGGTGAACAATGCGCCCGTGACCACCAACGATCCGGCCCTGACCGAAGCCATGATCCCGGCCCTCGAGCTGGCAGCGCCGGGCAAGGTCGAGCGCCTGCCCGCCTCCCTGTCGCCGAGCGAGGACTTCTCCTACTACGCGCGCAAAGTGCCGGGGTTGTTCGTGTTTCTCGGTGCAACGCCGGAAGACCAGGACATGAGCAAGGCGCCGAACAACCACAGCCCCTACTTCACCGCCGATGATGCGACACTCGCCACCGGGGTGAAGGCGCATGTGCAGTTTGTGCTGAATTATCCGGGGCGGGGTCAGCGGGGCTGA
- a CDS encoding LysR substrate-binding domain-containing protein, translating into MRPGHPLAGHKVAMGELEGYGIATTRLPEVVKLETARTLGISTRQALPIVLECDDVALLKTVAGSTDTILGVIHGAVAEDIRVGRLIELHVVDRPRFHSEIGVVSLQGRSLSPTALCVIEAVAAEMKSVHVEQSPRL; encoded by the coding sequence GTGCGTCCGGGGCACCCACTGGCCGGGCATAAAGTGGCGATGGGCGAACTGGAAGGCTACGGCATCGCCACGACGCGCCTGCCGGAAGTAGTGAAGCTTGAGACCGCCCGAACCCTCGGCATCTCCACCCGCCAGGCGCTACCGATCGTGCTGGAGTGTGATGATGTGGCGTTGCTCAAGACCGTCGCTGGTTCAACCGACACCATCCTCGGCGTCATCCATGGCGCGGTGGCCGAAGACATTCGGGTGGGGCGTTTGATCGAGCTTCATGTTGTCGACAGGCCCCGATTTCATTCTGAAATCGGGGTGGTGAGCTTGCAGGGCAGGAGCTTGTCGCCGACGGCTTTGTGTGTGATTGAGGCGGTCGCTGCCGAGATGAAATCCGTTCACGTCGAACAATCCCCACGTCTTTAG
- a CDS encoding acetoacetate decarboxylase (ADC) translates to MLSPTETNTIDIAGHTVPVVKGGLYDRYRSNPPLSVIAAELPGVDLSWFKGLEKHKVDIGFESYSPNFYYQNSRVTAVYTADLDALRALMPPEVLATVHPLQIWPGRGLIAFTAYTYEHCDNDAYNEVAVSIITNKPGKANLGPFTLIGQSMSGDFWGYVLKLPVNTELARVRGVVGYNLPKWLTGIDRKEDAQSVVYDITDSQTGKVDVSFKAKKLDNLSRDVDIVTSSFTNLDHQGQLAYGYAVSRQLSHGSSRDADSVTLTLGDGSLSNYLRALKLGKMMKYEYVPEFQSALYAPKPLASLIGER, encoded by the coding sequence ATGCTCAGCCCGACTGAAACCAACACAATCGATATCGCAGGCCACACAGTGCCGGTCGTCAAGGGCGGCTTGTACGACCGTTATCGCTCGAATCCTCCCTTGTCGGTGATTGCAGCAGAACTGCCGGGTGTTGATTTGAGCTGGTTCAAAGGACTGGAAAAGCACAAGGTAGACATTGGCTTCGAGTCATACTCTCCGAACTTTTATTACCAGAACAGTCGGGTAACGGCTGTCTACACGGCCGACCTGGACGCACTTCGGGCATTGATGCCGCCGGAAGTATTGGCAACCGTACACCCCCTGCAAATCTGGCCGGGTCGCGGCTTGATTGCCTTTACCGCGTACACCTATGAGCATTGTGATAACGACGCCTATAACGAAGTGGCCGTGTCGATCATTACCAACAAGCCAGGCAAAGCCAATCTGGGCCCGTTCACACTGATTGGCCAGTCGATGTCTGGCGACTTCTGGGGCTATGTGCTCAAGCTGCCGGTCAATACCGAGCTTGCACGGGTGCGCGGTGTCGTCGGTTACAACCTGCCTAAATGGCTGACCGGTATTGACCGCAAAGAAGATGCCCAATCTGTGGTCTATGACATCACCGACAGCCAGACCGGAAAAGTTGACGTGTCCTTCAAAGCGAAGAAACTCGACAACCTCTCTCGCGATGTCGACATCGTCACCAGCAGCTTCACCAATCTCGATCATCAGGGCCAACTGGCATACGGGTATGCGGTTTCCCGCCAGCTCAGTCACGGCTCCAGCCGCGACGCTGATTCGGTCACCCTCACGCTGGGCGACGGCAGTCTGTCGAATTACCTCCGTGCCCTGAAGCTGGGGAAAATGATGAAGTACGAATACGTGCCAGAGTTCCAGAGTGCGCTTTATGCGCCCAAGCCACTCGCCAGCCTGATTGGCGAGCGCTGA
- a CDS encoding alpha/beta fold hydrolase, with protein sequence MGYVTTRDGVEIFYKDWGPRDAQVIFFHHGWPLSADDWDAQMLFFLGAGYRVVAHDRRGHGRSSQVWDGHDMDHYADDVAAVVDHLGVQGAVHVGHSTGGGEVVHYIARHGEDRVSKAAIISAVPPLMVQTPTNPGGLPKSVFDDLQAQLKANRAQFYHDVPAGPFYGYNRPGAKTSEGIVLNWWRQGMMGCAQAHYDGIVAFSQTDFTEDLKSIKIPVLVMHGDDDQIVPYENAGVLSAKLLQNSTLKIYPGFPHGMPTTNAETINADLLAFVRS encoded by the coding sequence ATGGGGTATGTCACTACAAGAGATGGTGTTGAAATCTTCTACAAAGACTGGGGGCCACGCGATGCCCAGGTCATCTTTTTTCACCACGGATGGCCACTGAGCGCGGATGATTGGGACGCGCAAATGCTCTTTTTCCTGGGTGCCGGTTACCGGGTTGTAGCACACGATCGGCGCGGTCACGGGCGATCCAGCCAGGTCTGGGATGGACACGACATGGACCACTACGCCGACGACGTCGCGGCCGTAGTTGATCACTTGGGTGTACAAGGCGCAGTTCACGTCGGGCACTCCACCGGCGGCGGCGAAGTCGTTCACTATATCGCTCGCCATGGCGAAGACCGAGTCTCGAAAGCGGCCATCATCAGTGCCGTGCCACCGCTGATGGTCCAGACACCGACCAATCCTGGCGGCCTGCCGAAGTCAGTGTTCGACGACTTGCAGGCACAACTGAAAGCCAACCGGGCACAGTTTTACCACGACGTTCCTGCAGGACCTTTCTATGGCTATAACCGCCCAGGTGCAAAGACCTCCGAGGGCATTGTCTTGAACTGGTGGCGACAAGGCATGATGGGATGTGCACAGGCACACTATGATGGGATCGTGGCGTTTTCTCAGACTGACTTCACCGAAGACTTGAAGAGCATCAAGATCCCCGTCCTGGTAATGCATGGTGATGATGACCAGATCGTGCCTTATGAAAATGCAGGGGTTTTGTCGGCCAAACTTCTGCAAAACAGTACGTTGAAAATCTACCCGGGCTTCCCTCATGGAATGCCGACAACCAACGCCGAGACGATTAACGCAGATCTGCTGGCGTTCGTGCGGAGCTAA
- a CDS encoding S-type pyocin domain-containing protein, with translation MAGQKDIPQVPNPPAGDGHHVTYRYMTATELADQQERQDKYDAMLARQDAFERSREVAANKPEPMRAGCVFAKSCKLPDAIIDYSNPSGMVPTDSLKDYGELILLGGREANDSGGVELKKISGSAIPAGMGTFALAGEAFKALPALASAAVISPLLGLVAMFMPSNLGDSALYTEDQLLALKQARTRVRLRVEQQADGNLKGYGFYTGKNRDWEMVDVVQFAARDSRFVADLGEGVELVWTPAVDGSDILGIPALEAAPQAPHIWVYPPTKAADGILVNPVYPPEYRDFILVFPASSGVKPIYIVLNVRGHGTAKAGHTYHPAPETDEITAFPGLRRAKKKTPYSGGLRDRWIDAKGRTIYEWDFLHGELEAYRASDGTHLGSYDHRTGKQLDPPKGKKRSIKKYL, from the coding sequence GTGGCTGGTCAAAAGGACATTCCCCAGGTTCCCAACCCACCGGCGGGCGACGGGCATCACGTCACCTACCGCTACATGACGGCCACCGAACTGGCCGATCAGCAAGAACGACAAGACAAGTACGACGCCATGCTGGCGAGACAGGACGCCTTCGAGCGTAGCCGTGAGGTGGCGGCGAACAAGCCTGAGCCGATGCGCGCGGGCTGTGTGTTTGCCAAATCCTGCAAGTTGCCGGATGCGATCATCGATTACTCGAATCCTTCGGGGATGGTGCCGACTGACAGCCTGAAGGATTACGGCGAGCTGATTTTGCTCGGTGGGCGTGAGGCCAATGACAGCGGTGGGGTTGAACTCAAGAAAATCAGCGGCTCTGCCATTCCTGCGGGAATGGGTACTTTTGCCCTTGCCGGTGAGGCGTTCAAGGCATTGCCCGCGCTGGCCTCTGCTGCCGTCATCAGCCCGTTGCTCGGGCTGGTGGCGATGTTCATGCCCTCGAACCTGGGCGACAGCGCGCTCTATACCGAAGACCAGTTGCTCGCCCTCAAACAGGCCCGAACCCGCGTGCGCTTGCGCGTTGAACAGCAGGCCGATGGCAACCTGAAGGGTTACGGCTTCTACACCGGCAAGAATCGCGATTGGGAGATGGTTGATGTTGTGCAGTTCGCTGCACGCGATAGCCGGTTTGTCGCAGACCTTGGTGAAGGTGTTGAGCTGGTTTGGACGCCTGCCGTGGATGGTTCCGACATTCTTGGTATTCCGGCACTGGAGGCTGCTCCTCAGGCGCCGCATATCTGGGTGTACCCGCCGACGAAAGCGGCGGACGGGATTCTGGTGAATCCGGTTTATCCGCCGGAGTATCGGGATTTCATTCTGGTGTTTCCGGCGAGTTCCGGGGTTAAGCCGATTTATATTGTTTTAAATGTACGCGGCCATGGCACAGCCAAGGCTGGTCACACCTACCACCCGGCCCCTGAGACAGACGAAATCACAGCGTTTCCAGGATTGAGAAGAGCGAAAAAGAAAACCCCGTACTCGGGTGGTCTCCGGGATCGCTGGATAGACGCAAAAGGGAGGACGATATATGAATGGGACTTTCTTCACGGAGAGCTTGAGGCCTATCGCGCGAGCGACGGTACTCATTTGGGGTCGTACGACCATAGAACCGGTAAGCAACTAGATCCCCCTAAAGGGAAAAAGCGAAGCATCAAAAAGTACTTGTGA
- a CDS encoding colicin E3-like toxin immunity protein translates to MGLKARLEWYDKETELGMGEELSKDFGDDGAVIESLGIPIENNINNGGFDVLSNWVSILQPNFNHVIDPSSYDYQISFVYRDQW, encoded by the coding sequence ATGGGATTGAAAGCCAGACTTGAGTGGTATGACAAGGAAACCGAGCTCGGTATGGGAGAGGAATTATCGAAAGATTTCGGTGACGACGGTGCTGTAATCGAATCACTCGGCATACCAATTGAAAACAATATAAACAACGGCGGATTCGACGTGCTCTCAAACTGGGTGAGCATTCTTCAACCGAATTTCAACCATGTCATTGATCCATCTTCTTACGACTACCAAATTTCGTTCGTTTACCGTGATCAGTGGTAA
- a CDS encoding type 1 glutamine amidotransferase domain-containing protein translates to MMLKTFVSYALVLIGSAFMTFANADTAPSTMTAKNRQILVILTNHFSYPSRTDTTGLWLTELTHFTDVVEAAGYSTVFASPKGGAVPLDERSLGWLYMDKAAREHLQSPAFRARLQNTLPIADVDPSHFSVIYFTGGHGVMWDFPNNPDLRRVAETIYNQGGIVSAVCHGVAGLLDLKDEQGQLIIKGKNITGFSDREELFSGMKSQVPFFLEDKLVSQGARYRKGWLPFTSFAITDGRLVTGQNPQSPKAVAEAVMAVLSGDNVAR, encoded by the coding sequence ATGATGCTCAAGACCTTTGTTTCTTATGCGTTGGTACTAATAGGTAGCGCTTTCATGACATTTGCAAATGCTGACACCGCCCCTTCCACAATGACTGCCAAAAATCGCCAAATTCTGGTGATTCTGACCAACCACTTCAGCTATCCCTCACGAACCGATACGACGGGGTTGTGGCTGACTGAGCTGACGCATTTCACCGACGTAGTGGAGGCAGCTGGCTACAGCACAGTTTTTGCCAGTCCCAAAGGCGGTGCGGTGCCTCTAGATGAGCGCAGCCTCGGTTGGCTGTACATGGACAAGGCCGCCCGAGAGCATTTGCAGTCCCCTGCCTTTCGCGCTCGCCTGCAAAACACACTGCCTATCGCCGATGTCGATCCGTCCCATTTCAGCGTCATCTACTTCACCGGGGGCCATGGGGTGATGTGGGACTTCCCCAATAATCCCGACCTGCGGCGTGTCGCCGAAACTATCTACAACCAGGGTGGCATCGTCTCGGCCGTCTGCCATGGCGTTGCGGGTCTGTTGGATCTGAAGGATGAACAAGGCCAGTTGATCATCAAAGGGAAGAACATCACCGGCTTCTCTGATCGCGAAGAGCTGTTCTCCGGCATGAAAAGCCAGGTGCCCTTCTTCCTTGAGGACAAGTTGGTGAGCCAAGGCGCGCGGTACCGCAAAGGCTGGCTGCCATTCACGTCATTCGCCATCACTGATGGAAGGCTTGTCACCGGCCAAAACCCTCAATCGCCCAAAGCCGTAGCTGAAGCCGTGATGGCGGTGCTCTCAGGCGACAACGTAGCTCGCTGA